In a genomic window of Cynocephalus volans isolate mCynVol1 chromosome 1, mCynVol1.pri, whole genome shotgun sequence:
- the USP5 gene encoding ubiquitin carboxyl-terminal hydrolase 5 isoform X1 — translation MAELSEEALLSVLPTIRVPKAGDRVHKDECAFSFDTPESEGGLYICMNTFLGFGKQYVERHFNKTGQRVYLHLRRTRRPKEEDATTGTGDPPRKKPTRLAIGVEGGFDLTEEKFEYDEDVKIVILPDYLEIARDGLGGLPDIVRDRVTSAVEALLSADSASRKQEVQAWDGEVRQVSKHAFNLKQLDNPARIPPCGWKCSKCDMRENLWLNLTDGSILCGRRYFDGSGGNNHAVEHFRETGYPLAVKLGTITPDGADVYSYDEDDMVLDPNLAEHLSHFGIDMLKMQKTDKTMTELEIDMNQRIGEWELIQESGVPLKPLFGPGYTGIQNLGNSCYLNSVVQVLFSIPDFQRKYVDKLEKIFQNAPTDPTQDFSTQVAKLGHGLLSGEYSKPALESGDGEQVTELKEVQDGIAPRMFKALIGKGHPEFSTNRQQDAQEFFLHLINMVERNCRSSENPNEVFRFLVEEKIKCLATEKVKYTQRVDYIMQLPVPMDAALNKEELLEYEEKKRQAEEEKVPLPELVRAHVPFSSCLEAYGAPEQVDDFWSTALQAKSVAVKTTRFASFPDYLVIQIKKFTFGLDWVPKKLDVSIEMPEELDISQLRGTGLQPGEEELPDIAPPLVTPDEPKGSLGFYGNEDEDSFCSPHFSSPTSPMLDESVIIQLVEMGFPMDACRKAVYYTGNSGAEAAMNWVMSHMDDPDFANPLILPGSSGPGSTSAAADPPPEDCVATIVSMGFSRDQALKALRATNNSLERAVDWIFSHIDDLDAEAAMDISEGRSAADSISESVPLGPKVRDGPGKYQLFAFISHMGTSTMCGHYVCHIKKEGRWVIYNDQKVCASEKPPKDLGYIYFYQRVTS, via the exons ATGGCGGAGCTGAGCGAGGAGGCGCTGCTGTCAGTATTACCCACGATCCGGGTCCCTAAGGCTGGAGACCGGGTCCACAAAGACGAGTGCGCCTTCTCCTTCGACACGCCG GAGTCTGAGGGTGGCCTCTACATCTGCATGAACACATTCCTGGGCTTCGGGAAACAGTATGTGGAGAGACATTTCAATAAGACAGGCCAGCGAGTCTACCTGCACCTCCGGCGGACCCGGCGCCCG AAAGAGGAGGACGCTACTACAGGCACTGGAGACCCGCCCCGTAAGAAGCCCACCCGGCTGGCTATCG GTGTTGAAGGCGGGTTTGACCTTACCGAGGAGAAGTTTGAATACGATGAGGATGTGAAGATTGTTATTTTGCCAGATTACCTGGAGATTGCCCGGGATGGGTTGGGGGGGCTGCCCGACATTGTCAGAGATCGG GTGACCAGTGCAGTGGAGGCTCTACTGTCAGCCGACTCAGCGTCCCGCAAGCAGGAGGTGCAGGCCTGGGATGGGGAAGTACGGCAGGTGTCTAAGCATGCCTTCAACCTCAAGCAGTTGGACAACCCTGCTCGAATCCCTCCCTG TGGCTGGAAGTGCTCCAAGTGTGACATGAGAGAGAACCTGTGGCTCAACCTGACAGATGGCTCCATCCTCTGCGGCCGACGCTACTTCGATGGCAGTGGGGGCAACAACCACGCCGTGGAACACTTCAGGGAGACGGGCTACCCACTAGCTGTCAAGCTGGGCACCATCACACCTGATGGAGCTG ACGTGTACTCATATGATGAGGATGACATGGTCCTGGACCCCAACCTGGCTGAACACCTGTCGCACTTTGGCATCGACATGCTGAAGATGCAGAAG ACAGACAAGACAATGACTGAATTGGAGATAGATATGAACCAGCGGATTGGTGAATGGGAGCTGATCCAGGAGTCGGGTGTGCCACTTAAGCCCCTGTTCGGGCCTGGCTACACAGGCATCCAGAACCTGGGTAACAGCTGCTACCTCAACTCCGTGGTCCAGGTGCTCTTCAGCATCCCCGACTTCCAGAGGAA GTATGTGGATAAGCTGGAGAAGATCTTCCAGAACGCCCCGACAGACCCTACCCAGGACTTCAGCACCCAGGT GGCCAAGCTGGGCCATGGCCTTCTCTCAGGAGAGTATTCCAAGCCAGCACTGGAGTCAGGCGATGGGGAGCAGGTGACAGAACTCAAG GAAGTTCAAGATGGCATTGCCCCTCGGATGTTCAAGGCCCTCATCGGCAAGGGCCACCCTGAGTTCTCTACCAACCGGCAGCAAGATGCCCAGGAGTTCTTCCTTCATCTCATCAACATGGTGGAG AGGAATTGCCGGAGCTCTGAAAATCCTAACGAGGTGTTCCGCTTCTTGGTGGAAGAAAAGATCAAGTGCCTGGCCACAGAGAAGGTGAAGTACACCCAGCGAGTTGACTACATCATGCAGCTTCCTGTGCCCATGGATGCAGCCCTCAACAAAG AGGAGCTTCTAGAGTATGAGGAGAAGAAGCGGCAAGCTGAGGAGGAGAAGGTACCGCTGCCAGAACTGGTTCGGGCCCACGTGCCCTTCAGCTCCTGCCTGGAGGCCTATGGGGCCCCCGAGCAGGTGGATGACTTCTGGAGCACGGCCCTCCAAGCCAAATCGGTAGCTGTCAA GACCACACGATTTGCCTCGTTCCCTGACTACCTGGTCATCCAGATCAAGAAGTTCACCTTTGGCTTAGACTGGGTGCCCAAGAAACTGG ACGTGTCCATTGAGATGCCAGAGGAGCTAGACATCTCCCAGTTGAGGGGTACAGGGCTGCAGCCTGGAGAGGAGGAGCTGCCTGATATTGCCCCACCCCTGGTCACTCCGGATGAGCCCAAAGGTAGCCTTGGTTTCTATGGCAACGAAGACGAAGACTCCTTCTGCTCCCCTCACTTCTCCTCTCCAACAT CACCCATGTTGGATGAATCAGTCATCATCCAGCTGGTAGAAATGGGCTTCCCTATGGATGCCTGCCGCAAAGCTGTCTACTACACTGGCAACAGTGGGGCCGAGGCTGCCATGAACTGGGTCATGTCACACATGGATGATCCAG ATTTTGCGAACCCCCTCATCCTGCCTGGCTCTAGTGGGCCCGGCTCCACAAGTGCAGCAGCCGACCCCCCTCCAGAGGACTGTGTGGCCACCATTGTCTCCATGGGCTTCTCCCGGGACCAGGCCCTGAAAGCTCTGCGGGCCACG AACAATAGTTTAGAACGGGCTGTGGACTGGATCTTCAGCCACATTGACGACCTGGATGCCGAAGCTGCCATGGACATCTCAGAAGGCCGCTCGGCTGCCGACTCCATCTCTGAGTCTGTGCCCTTGGGACCTAAAGTCCGGGATGGTCCTGGAA AGTATCAGCTCTTTGCCTTCATTAGTCACATGGGCACCTCTACCATGTGTGGTCACTACGTCTGCCACATCAAGAAGGAAGGCAG ATGGGTGATCTACAACGACCAGAAAGTGTGTGCCTCTGAGAAGCCGCCCAAGGACCTGGGCTACATCTACTTCTACCAGAGAGTGACCAGCTAA
- the USP5 gene encoding ubiquitin carboxyl-terminal hydrolase 5 isoform X3: MNTFLGFGKQYVERHFNKTGQRVYLHLRRTRRPKEEDATTGTGDPPRKKPTRLAIGVEGGFDLTEEKFEYDEDVKIVILPDYLEIARDGLGGLPDIVRDRVTSAVEALLSADSASRKQEVQAWDGEVRQVSKHAFNLKQLDNPARIPPCGWKCSKCDMRENLWLNLTDGSILCGRRYFDGSGGNNHAVEHFRETGYPLAVKLGTITPDGADVYSYDEDDMVLDPNLAEHLSHFGIDMLKMQKTDKTMTELEIDMNQRIGEWELIQESGVPLKPLFGPGYTGIQNLGNSCYLNSVVQVLFSIPDFQRKYVDKLEKIFQNAPTDPTQDFSTQVAKLGHGLLSGEYSKPALESGDGEQVTELKEVQDGIAPRMFKALIGKGHPEFSTNRQQDAQEFFLHLINMVERNCRSSENPNEVFRFLVEEKIKCLATEKVKYTQRVDYIMQLPVPMDAALNKEELLEYEEKKRQAEEEKVPLPELVRAHVPFSSCLEAYGAPEQVDDFWSTALQAKSVAVKTTRFASFPDYLVIQIKKFTFGLDWVPKKLDVSIEMPEELDISQLRGTGLQPGEEELPDIAPPLVTPDEPKGSLGFYGNEDEDSFCSPHFSSPTSPMLDESVIIQLVEMGFPMDACRKAVYYTGNSGAEAAMNWVMSHMDDPDFANPLILPGSSGPGSTSAAADPPPEDCVATIVSMGFSRDQALKALRATNNSLERAVDWIFSHIDDLDAEAAMDISEGRSAADSISESVPLGPKVRDGPGKYQLFAFISHMGTSTMCGHYVCHIKKEGRWVIYNDQKVCASEKPPKDLGYIYFYQRVTS, translated from the exons ATGAACACATTCCTGGGCTTCGGGAAACAGTATGTGGAGAGACATTTCAATAAGACAGGCCAGCGAGTCTACCTGCACCTCCGGCGGACCCGGCGCCCG AAAGAGGAGGACGCTACTACAGGCACTGGAGACCCGCCCCGTAAGAAGCCCACCCGGCTGGCTATCG GTGTTGAAGGCGGGTTTGACCTTACCGAGGAGAAGTTTGAATACGATGAGGATGTGAAGATTGTTATTTTGCCAGATTACCTGGAGATTGCCCGGGATGGGTTGGGGGGGCTGCCCGACATTGTCAGAGATCGG GTGACCAGTGCAGTGGAGGCTCTACTGTCAGCCGACTCAGCGTCCCGCAAGCAGGAGGTGCAGGCCTGGGATGGGGAAGTACGGCAGGTGTCTAAGCATGCCTTCAACCTCAAGCAGTTGGACAACCCTGCTCGAATCCCTCCCTG TGGCTGGAAGTGCTCCAAGTGTGACATGAGAGAGAACCTGTGGCTCAACCTGACAGATGGCTCCATCCTCTGCGGCCGACGCTACTTCGATGGCAGTGGGGGCAACAACCACGCCGTGGAACACTTCAGGGAGACGGGCTACCCACTAGCTGTCAAGCTGGGCACCATCACACCTGATGGAGCTG ACGTGTACTCATATGATGAGGATGACATGGTCCTGGACCCCAACCTGGCTGAACACCTGTCGCACTTTGGCATCGACATGCTGAAGATGCAGAAG ACAGACAAGACAATGACTGAATTGGAGATAGATATGAACCAGCGGATTGGTGAATGGGAGCTGATCCAGGAGTCGGGTGTGCCACTTAAGCCCCTGTTCGGGCCTGGCTACACAGGCATCCAGAACCTGGGTAACAGCTGCTACCTCAACTCCGTGGTCCAGGTGCTCTTCAGCATCCCCGACTTCCAGAGGAA GTATGTGGATAAGCTGGAGAAGATCTTCCAGAACGCCCCGACAGACCCTACCCAGGACTTCAGCACCCAGGT GGCCAAGCTGGGCCATGGCCTTCTCTCAGGAGAGTATTCCAAGCCAGCACTGGAGTCAGGCGATGGGGAGCAGGTGACAGAACTCAAG GAAGTTCAAGATGGCATTGCCCCTCGGATGTTCAAGGCCCTCATCGGCAAGGGCCACCCTGAGTTCTCTACCAACCGGCAGCAAGATGCCCAGGAGTTCTTCCTTCATCTCATCAACATGGTGGAG AGGAATTGCCGGAGCTCTGAAAATCCTAACGAGGTGTTCCGCTTCTTGGTGGAAGAAAAGATCAAGTGCCTGGCCACAGAGAAGGTGAAGTACACCCAGCGAGTTGACTACATCATGCAGCTTCCTGTGCCCATGGATGCAGCCCTCAACAAAG AGGAGCTTCTAGAGTATGAGGAGAAGAAGCGGCAAGCTGAGGAGGAGAAGGTACCGCTGCCAGAACTGGTTCGGGCCCACGTGCCCTTCAGCTCCTGCCTGGAGGCCTATGGGGCCCCCGAGCAGGTGGATGACTTCTGGAGCACGGCCCTCCAAGCCAAATCGGTAGCTGTCAA GACCACACGATTTGCCTCGTTCCCTGACTACCTGGTCATCCAGATCAAGAAGTTCACCTTTGGCTTAGACTGGGTGCCCAAGAAACTGG ACGTGTCCATTGAGATGCCAGAGGAGCTAGACATCTCCCAGTTGAGGGGTACAGGGCTGCAGCCTGGAGAGGAGGAGCTGCCTGATATTGCCCCACCCCTGGTCACTCCGGATGAGCCCAAAGGTAGCCTTGGTTTCTATGGCAACGAAGACGAAGACTCCTTCTGCTCCCCTCACTTCTCCTCTCCAACAT CACCCATGTTGGATGAATCAGTCATCATCCAGCTGGTAGAAATGGGCTTCCCTATGGATGCCTGCCGCAAAGCTGTCTACTACACTGGCAACAGTGGGGCCGAGGCTGCCATGAACTGGGTCATGTCACACATGGATGATCCAG ATTTTGCGAACCCCCTCATCCTGCCTGGCTCTAGTGGGCCCGGCTCCACAAGTGCAGCAGCCGACCCCCCTCCAGAGGACTGTGTGGCCACCATTGTCTCCATGGGCTTCTCCCGGGACCAGGCCCTGAAAGCTCTGCGGGCCACG AACAATAGTTTAGAACGGGCTGTGGACTGGATCTTCAGCCACATTGACGACCTGGATGCCGAAGCTGCCATGGACATCTCAGAAGGCCGCTCGGCTGCCGACTCCATCTCTGAGTCTGTGCCCTTGGGACCTAAAGTCCGGGATGGTCCTGGAA AGTATCAGCTCTTTGCCTTCATTAGTCACATGGGCACCTCTACCATGTGTGGTCACTACGTCTGCCACATCAAGAAGGAAGGCAG ATGGGTGATCTACAACGACCAGAAAGTGTGTGCCTCTGAGAAGCCGCCCAAGGACCTGGGCTACATCTACTTCTACCAGAGAGTGACCAGCTAA
- the USP5 gene encoding ubiquitin carboxyl-terminal hydrolase 5 isoform X2, with the protein MAELSEEALLSVLPTIRVPKAGDRVHKDECAFSFDTPESEGGLYICMNTFLGFGKQYVERHFNKTGQRVYLHLRRTRRPKEEDATTGTGDPPRKKPTRLAIGVEGGFDLTEEKFEYDEDVKIVILPDYLEIARDGLGGLPDIVRDRVTSAVEALLSADSASRKQEVQAWDGEVRQVSKHAFNLKQLDNPARIPPCGWKCSKCDMRENLWLNLTDGSILCGRRYFDGSGGNNHAVEHFRETGYPLAVKLGTITPDGADVYSYDEDDMVLDPNLAEHLSHFGIDMLKMQKTDKTMTELEIDMNQRIGEWELIQESGVPLKPLFGPGYTGIQNLGNSCYLNSVVQVLFSIPDFQRKYVDKLEKIFQNAPTDPTQDFSTQVAKLGHGLLSGEYSKPALESGDGEQVTELKEVQDGIAPRMFKALIGKGHPEFSTNRQQDAQEFFLHLINMVERNCRSSENPNEVFRFLVEEKIKCLATEKVKYTQRVDYIMQLPVPMDAALNKEELLEYEEKKRQAEEEKVPLPELVRAHVPFSSCLEAYGAPEQVDDFWSTALQAKSVAVKTTRFASFPDYLVIQIKKFTFGLDWVPKKLDVSIEMPEELDISQLRGTGLQPGEEELPDIAPPLVTPDEPKAPMLDESVIIQLVEMGFPMDACRKAVYYTGNSGAEAAMNWVMSHMDDPDFANPLILPGSSGPGSTSAAADPPPEDCVATIVSMGFSRDQALKALRATNNSLERAVDWIFSHIDDLDAEAAMDISEGRSAADSISESVPLGPKVRDGPGKYQLFAFISHMGTSTMCGHYVCHIKKEGRWVIYNDQKVCASEKPPKDLGYIYFYQRVTS; encoded by the exons ATGGCGGAGCTGAGCGAGGAGGCGCTGCTGTCAGTATTACCCACGATCCGGGTCCCTAAGGCTGGAGACCGGGTCCACAAAGACGAGTGCGCCTTCTCCTTCGACACGCCG GAGTCTGAGGGTGGCCTCTACATCTGCATGAACACATTCCTGGGCTTCGGGAAACAGTATGTGGAGAGACATTTCAATAAGACAGGCCAGCGAGTCTACCTGCACCTCCGGCGGACCCGGCGCCCG AAAGAGGAGGACGCTACTACAGGCACTGGAGACCCGCCCCGTAAGAAGCCCACCCGGCTGGCTATCG GTGTTGAAGGCGGGTTTGACCTTACCGAGGAGAAGTTTGAATACGATGAGGATGTGAAGATTGTTATTTTGCCAGATTACCTGGAGATTGCCCGGGATGGGTTGGGGGGGCTGCCCGACATTGTCAGAGATCGG GTGACCAGTGCAGTGGAGGCTCTACTGTCAGCCGACTCAGCGTCCCGCAAGCAGGAGGTGCAGGCCTGGGATGGGGAAGTACGGCAGGTGTCTAAGCATGCCTTCAACCTCAAGCAGTTGGACAACCCTGCTCGAATCCCTCCCTG TGGCTGGAAGTGCTCCAAGTGTGACATGAGAGAGAACCTGTGGCTCAACCTGACAGATGGCTCCATCCTCTGCGGCCGACGCTACTTCGATGGCAGTGGGGGCAACAACCACGCCGTGGAACACTTCAGGGAGACGGGCTACCCACTAGCTGTCAAGCTGGGCACCATCACACCTGATGGAGCTG ACGTGTACTCATATGATGAGGATGACATGGTCCTGGACCCCAACCTGGCTGAACACCTGTCGCACTTTGGCATCGACATGCTGAAGATGCAGAAG ACAGACAAGACAATGACTGAATTGGAGATAGATATGAACCAGCGGATTGGTGAATGGGAGCTGATCCAGGAGTCGGGTGTGCCACTTAAGCCCCTGTTCGGGCCTGGCTACACAGGCATCCAGAACCTGGGTAACAGCTGCTACCTCAACTCCGTGGTCCAGGTGCTCTTCAGCATCCCCGACTTCCAGAGGAA GTATGTGGATAAGCTGGAGAAGATCTTCCAGAACGCCCCGACAGACCCTACCCAGGACTTCAGCACCCAGGT GGCCAAGCTGGGCCATGGCCTTCTCTCAGGAGAGTATTCCAAGCCAGCACTGGAGTCAGGCGATGGGGAGCAGGTGACAGAACTCAAG GAAGTTCAAGATGGCATTGCCCCTCGGATGTTCAAGGCCCTCATCGGCAAGGGCCACCCTGAGTTCTCTACCAACCGGCAGCAAGATGCCCAGGAGTTCTTCCTTCATCTCATCAACATGGTGGAG AGGAATTGCCGGAGCTCTGAAAATCCTAACGAGGTGTTCCGCTTCTTGGTGGAAGAAAAGATCAAGTGCCTGGCCACAGAGAAGGTGAAGTACACCCAGCGAGTTGACTACATCATGCAGCTTCCTGTGCCCATGGATGCAGCCCTCAACAAAG AGGAGCTTCTAGAGTATGAGGAGAAGAAGCGGCAAGCTGAGGAGGAGAAGGTACCGCTGCCAGAACTGGTTCGGGCCCACGTGCCCTTCAGCTCCTGCCTGGAGGCCTATGGGGCCCCCGAGCAGGTGGATGACTTCTGGAGCACGGCCCTCCAAGCCAAATCGGTAGCTGTCAA GACCACACGATTTGCCTCGTTCCCTGACTACCTGGTCATCCAGATCAAGAAGTTCACCTTTGGCTTAGACTGGGTGCCCAAGAAACTGG ACGTGTCCATTGAGATGCCAGAGGAGCTAGACATCTCCCAGTTGAGGGGTACAGGGCTGCAGCCTGGAGAGGAGGAGCTGCCTGATATTGCCCCACCCCTGGTCACTCCGGATGAGCCCAAAG CACCCATGTTGGATGAATCAGTCATCATCCAGCTGGTAGAAATGGGCTTCCCTATGGATGCCTGCCGCAAAGCTGTCTACTACACTGGCAACAGTGGGGCCGAGGCTGCCATGAACTGGGTCATGTCACACATGGATGATCCAG ATTTTGCGAACCCCCTCATCCTGCCTGGCTCTAGTGGGCCCGGCTCCACAAGTGCAGCAGCCGACCCCCCTCCAGAGGACTGTGTGGCCACCATTGTCTCCATGGGCTTCTCCCGGGACCAGGCCCTGAAAGCTCTGCGGGCCACG AACAATAGTTTAGAACGGGCTGTGGACTGGATCTTCAGCCACATTGACGACCTGGATGCCGAAGCTGCCATGGACATCTCAGAAGGCCGCTCGGCTGCCGACTCCATCTCTGAGTCTGTGCCCTTGGGACCTAAAGTCCGGGATGGTCCTGGAA AGTATCAGCTCTTTGCCTTCATTAGTCACATGGGCACCTCTACCATGTGTGGTCACTACGTCTGCCACATCAAGAAGGAAGGCAG ATGGGTGATCTACAACGACCAGAAAGTGTGTGCCTCTGAGAAGCCGCCCAAGGACCTGGGCTACATCTACTTCTACCAGAGAGTGACCAGCTAA
- the CDCA3 gene encoding cell division cycle-associated protein 3 — translation MGSAKSVPVTPARPPPYNKHLARVADPRSPSAGILRTPIQVESSPQPSLPAGEQLEGPKQAQDSDPRSPTLGIARTPMKTSSGDPPSPLAKQLNEVFETAASKSNLTPEPVLPLGAPSSSELDLPLGTHLSVEDQTIPGNQSELPSKQLFSKEEIRQLTETPVASQSSDKPLRDPESPRSSGSTCNRWKPNGKVLGRSPLTILQDDNSPGALTPRQGKRPSPLSENVRELKEGTGRLLKTGGRAWEQSQDQDKENQHFPLVEN, via the exons ATGGGTTCGGCCAAGAGCGTCCCAGTCACCCCGGCGCGGCCTCCGCCGTACAACAAGCATCTGGCTCGAGTGGCGGACCCCCGTTCACCTAGTGCCGGCATCCTGCGCACTCCCATCCAG GTGGAGAGCTCTCCACAGCCAAGCCTACCAGCAGGGGAACAACTAGAGGGTCCTAAACAGGCCCAGGACTCAGATCCCCGCTCTCCTACCCTTGGCATTGCACGGACACCTATGAAGACCAGCAGCGGAG ATCCTCCTAGCCCACTGGCGAAACAGCTGAATGAAGTGTTTGAGACTGCAGCCTCCAAATCGAATCTTACCCCTGAGCCTGTTCTACCCCTGGGGGCACCTTCATCTTCTGAATTGGATTTGCCTCTGGGTACCCATTTATCCGTTGAGGACCAGACAATACCTGGGAACCAGAGTGAGCTCCCCTCTAAACAGCTGTTTTCCAAGGAAGAAATAAGACAGCTCACAGAAACCCCTGTGGCCAGCCAGAGCTCAGACAAGCCCTTGAGAGACCCTGAGAGTCCCCGATCTTCAG GTTCTACGTGCAATAGATGGAAACCAAACGGCAAGGTACTAGGGAGATCCCCCCTCACCATCCTGCAGGATGACAACTCACCCGGGGCCCTGACACCAAGACAG GGTAAGCGGCCTTCTCCTCTAAGTGAAAATGTTAGGGAACTAAAGGAAGGAACTGGACGACTTCTGAAAACTGGAGGACGAGCATGGGAGCAAAGCCAGGACCAGGACAAGGAAAATCAGCACTTTCCTTTGGTAGAGAACTAG